Proteins encoded together in one Planctomyces sp. SH-PL14 window:
- a CDS encoding transposase — MTPAKNPTDRGKLGVKRSVLTDGRGVPVGVAVAGANVHDQKLVIETFQSLPVRRPPRRRRRQHLCADKGYDAQTIRQMAARRGYVVHIPRKGTEPPRPVRRRGRA; from the coding sequence CTGACACCTGCCAAGAACCCCACAGATCGCGGGAAACTGGGGGTCAAACGCTCGGTGCTGACTGATGGCCGGGGTGTGCCGGTGGGAGTGGCCGTGGCCGGCGCCAACGTGCACGATCAGAAGTTGGTGATCGAGACGTTCCAAAGCCTTCCTGTTCGCCGTCCCCCGCGACGACGTCGTCGTCAACATCTGTGCGCGGACAAGGGCTATGACGCGCAGACAATCCGCCAGATGGCGGCCCGTCGAGGATACGTCGTCCATATCCCTCGGAAGGGGACCGAGCCTCCGCGTCCTGTGCGGCGACGAGGCCGGGCGTGA
- a CDS encoding MarR family winged helix-turn-helix transcriptional regulator: MALHRCSNTCFAQLGVTADQFVLLATLERGHALTQRDLAARMPSDPSTVRAMLVLLEKRGLVSRQTHPTDGRARAVALTEAGRLKYRQVFAAGQAIRDQMVSSLSDAETRCLLKLLGRVSESLLATTMSVTAESTAKRK, encoded by the coding sequence ATGGCTCTCCATCGCTGTTCCAACACTTGCTTTGCCCAGCTGGGCGTGACAGCCGATCAGTTCGTTCTCTTGGCAACTCTTGAGCGAGGGCACGCCCTCACTCAGCGTGATCTGGCCGCTCGCATGCCGTCCGATCCCAGCACCGTTCGGGCGATGCTGGTCCTATTGGAAAAGCGGGGCCTCGTCTCGCGCCAGACACATCCGACAGATGGACGCGCCAGAGCGGTCGCCCTGACAGAGGCGGGCCGACTGAAGTACCGACAGGTCTTCGCGGCCGGCCAGGCCATCAGGGATCAGATGGTGAGCTCCCTGAGCGACGCCGAGACAAGATGCCTTTTGAAGCTGCTGGGGCGCGTCTCCGAATCACTGCTGGCCACCACGATGTCCGTGACGGCCGAGTCAACCGCAAAGAGGAAGTGA
- a CDS encoding endo-1,4-beta-xylanase, whose protein sequence is MHKLIIMCGLLLCADAALPAQDRSDSDRSSQDQPSGNRSGEQADRPRRGGPGGIGRPIDLGPDDKQIFADPPASIITLRENAPRGQLEMIEYDSKTVGATRKMNVYTPPGYSTEKTYPVLYLLHGIGGDETEWQRFASPDKLLDNLINDGRAVPMIVVMPNGRAQKNDRAVGNVFESAPAFATFERDLLDDVIPAIEARYSVHDDRQHRALAGLSMGGGQSLNFGLTHLDTFAWVGGFSSAPNTKLPEELIPDPARSKEQLKLLWLSCGNKDGLINFSQRMQRYLKQKGIPHVWNVDGHGHDATHWRNNLYHFAQLLFNDEAAKVATARSSEAVTRPLGNPAPPSSEANHSPVAVPEGMANDFRPASTNQPGREYPQVNSQGRIKFRIVAPEAKSVGVTFRESSEFVKGEDGAWIGYSRPLDEGFHYYSIKIDGAEVPDPNSMMFFGANRWGSGVEVPAQDRDFYAVKTVPHGQIREVLFHSKSTDTHRRAFVYTPPGYDEQTESRYPVLYLQHGYGENEYGWSVQGHAGLIMDNLIAEKRTKPFLIVMTYGMTNDARPGGLRDFDIRPFQTVLCDELIPYIDTHFRTIADQPHRAMAGLSMGSMETKSITLKKLDTFSHIGLFSGATISPGDLEDLEAFKKEHRLVFVSYGGHELGGGGPRRGGDPQASVDALKSAGINAHFYVSPRTGHEWQSWRRSLREFAPLLFQEASGEWHAQFETPVGLQSYHFDLVFKKGAWSATAVVVSGNDVRDVRFSDVSIDGDTVTFVESRQLQGREIRIDYRGEVSGNQIAMVRKVGNFGSTEAIAIRQPPQKSTRPNSELRTDPAPVVEVKIDRVIKDAFQEAFRIGLAGDLPTGYSDNDLTLATTHFGAITPENCMKPEPIHPEENRWRFERPDSLVEWAERNKLSIHGHTLVWHAQTPDWFFADADKAVVTQRLKDHILTLVGRYKGKIQSWDVVNEAIIDEGNRETASTEALRRSKWLQSLGPDYLTLAFQFAHEADPDATLYYNDYNIESGPKHASSVVLLKRLLSEKAPVHAVGIQGHWRSGNVPFEDIDRAISDYASLGLKVSITELDVTIRGASGGQFEGGVGQRGRSAGAPASSEDLTQQASDYAKLFAIFAKHKDVIERVTFWGLHDRRTWRAGQHPLILSADGRPKPAYAAIVNIPSRGTAEP, encoded by the coding sequence ATGCACAAGCTGATCATCATGTGCGGCCTGCTTCTGTGCGCCGATGCGGCGCTTCCAGCACAGGACCGCAGCGACAGCGACCGCAGCTCTCAAGACCAGCCGTCAGGCAATCGTTCTGGCGAACAGGCCGATCGGCCGCGCCGTGGCGGCCCGGGCGGCATTGGCCGGCCCATTGATCTCGGCCCCGATGACAAGCAGATCTTTGCCGATCCCCCCGCGAGCATCATCACCCTCCGGGAGAATGCGCCACGCGGCCAACTGGAAATGATCGAGTACGACTCCAAGACAGTCGGCGCGACGCGGAAGATGAATGTCTACACGCCTCCAGGCTACTCAACGGAGAAGACGTATCCCGTGCTCTACCTGCTGCACGGGATCGGCGGCGATGAGACCGAATGGCAGCGATTCGCCTCTCCCGACAAGCTCCTGGACAATCTGATTAACGATGGCAGGGCAGTACCGATGATCGTCGTCATGCCCAACGGACGGGCGCAGAAGAACGATCGTGCCGTCGGCAATGTCTTTGAGTCGGCTCCAGCGTTCGCGACGTTCGAGCGGGATTTGCTGGACGATGTCATTCCCGCGATCGAGGCTCGGTACTCCGTCCATGACGATCGCCAGCACCGGGCCCTGGCCGGGCTCTCGATGGGGGGAGGTCAGTCCCTGAACTTTGGTCTCACGCACCTCGACACCTTCGCCTGGGTCGGTGGCTTCTCCTCCGCCCCCAACACCAAGTTGCCCGAGGAGCTGATCCCCGATCCAGCCAGGAGCAAAGAGCAACTCAAGCTCTTATGGCTTTCCTGTGGAAACAAAGACGGCCTCATCAACTTCAGCCAGCGGATGCAACGGTACCTGAAGCAGAAAGGGATCCCGCACGTCTGGAATGTGGACGGACACGGTCACGACGCGACGCACTGGCGAAACAACCTCTACCACTTTGCACAGCTGCTGTTTAACGACGAGGCCGCGAAAGTCGCTACCGCTCGGTCTTCCGAGGCCGTGACGCGTCCGCTTGGGAATCCGGCTCCGCCATCGTCGGAAGCCAATCATTCGCCGGTCGCTGTTCCCGAGGGGATGGCCAACGACTTTCGACCTGCGTCGACGAACCAGCCGGGGCGAGAGTATCCGCAGGTCAATTCACAGGGGCGGATCAAGTTTCGAATCGTTGCGCCGGAGGCGAAGTCCGTCGGCGTCACGTTTCGCGAGAGCTCGGAATTCGTCAAAGGGGAGGACGGCGCTTGGATCGGGTACTCACGCCCGCTCGATGAAGGCTTTCATTACTACTCGATCAAGATCGACGGCGCAGAAGTGCCGGATCCCAATAGCATGATGTTCTTTGGGGCCAATCGCTGGGGGAGCGGTGTGGAAGTCCCTGCCCAGGATCGCGACTTCTACGCAGTGAAGACGGTTCCTCATGGCCAGATTCGGGAAGTCCTGTTCCACTCGAAGAGTACCGACACGCACCGCCGCGCATTCGTCTACACGCCCCCCGGCTACGACGAGCAAACCGAGAGCCGTTACCCGGTTCTGTATCTGCAGCACGGTTATGGCGAGAACGAGTACGGATGGAGCGTCCAAGGGCATGCCGGACTGATCATGGACAACCTGATCGCCGAAAAGAGAACCAAGCCGTTCCTCATCGTAATGACCTATGGCATGACGAACGACGCCCGTCCTGGCGGTCTACGTGACTTCGACATCCGTCCTTTTCAGACCGTGCTCTGTGACGAGTTGATTCCGTACATCGACACCCACTTTCGCACGATTGCCGATCAGCCGCACCGCGCCATGGCCGGCCTGTCGATGGGAAGCATGGAAACGAAGTCGATCACGCTCAAAAAGCTCGACACCTTCTCTCACATCGGCCTCTTCAGCGGAGCGACCATTTCGCCGGGTGACCTTGAGGACTTGGAGGCATTCAAAAAGGAACATCGGTTGGTGTTTGTCAGCTACGGCGGCCACGAGCTGGGCGGCGGAGGCCCACGTCGAGGGGGGGACCCGCAGGCGAGCGTAGACGCATTGAAGAGCGCCGGTATCAACGCCCATTTCTACGTCTCTCCAAGAACTGGCCATGAATGGCAATCCTGGCGTCGCAGCCTACGGGAGTTCGCACCGCTGCTCTTTCAGGAGGCCTCCGGCGAGTGGCACGCTCAGTTCGAGACCCCTGTTGGGCTGCAGTCCTACCACTTTGATCTTGTCTTTAAGAAGGGGGCATGGTCGGCCACCGCAGTAGTCGTTTCGGGCAACGACGTGCGCGATGTCCGCTTCTCCGATGTATCGATCGATGGGGATACGGTCACGTTCGTCGAGTCGCGACAGCTCCAGGGCCGCGAGATCCGCATCGACTACAGGGGCGAGGTGTCCGGCAATCAGATCGCGATGGTCCGCAAGGTGGGAAATTTCGGCTCCACAGAAGCCATAGCCATCCGCCAGCCACCCCAGAAGTCAACCCGTCCCAATTCCGAGCTCCGAACCGATCCTGCACCGGTCGTCGAGGTCAAGATCGACCGGGTGATCAAGGACGCATTCCAAGAGGCCTTCCGCATCGGGTTGGCGGGTGATCTTCCCACTGGCTACTCCGACAACGACCTCACCCTGGCAACAACCCACTTCGGCGCGATAACGCCAGAGAATTGCATGAAGCCGGAGCCAATCCATCCCGAAGAAAACCGCTGGCGGTTTGAACGGCCAGACTCCCTCGTCGAGTGGGCCGAACGTAACAAGCTGTCTATCCACGGCCACACACTGGTCTGGCACGCCCAAACGCCGGACTGGTTCTTTGCCGATGCTGACAAGGCCGTTGTTACGCAGCGTCTGAAAGACCACATTCTCACGCTCGTCGGCCGTTACAAAGGAAAGATCCAGAGCTGGGACGTCGTCAACGAAGCGATCATTGACGAGGGCAACAGGGAGACCGCCTCCACTGAAGCCCTGCGTCGCTCGAAGTGGCTGCAATCTCTTGGCCCGGACTACCTGACGCTTGCCTTCCAGTTCGCCCACGAAGCGGACCCGGACGCGACCCTCTACTACAACGACTACAACATTGAATCGGGACCAAAGCATGCCAGCTCGGTCGTCCTGCTCAAACGCCTGCTCAGCGAGAAGGCTCCGGTGCATGCCGTCGGTATTCAGGGACACTGGCGGTCTGGCAACGTCCCGTTCGAAGACATCGACCGGGCGATTTCCGACTACGCCTCTCTGGGACTGAAAGTCAGCATTACGGAACTCGACGTCACGATTCGCGGAGCCTCCGGCGGACAGTTCGAAGGAGGAGTCGGGCAACGAGGCCGCTCCGCCGGTGCCCCCGCCTCGTCGGAAGACCTCACGCAGCAGGCCAGCGACTATGCAAAACTCTTCGCGATCTTCGCGAAGCACAAGGACGTCATCGAGCGCGTCACTTTCTGGGGACTGCACGATCGCCGCACCTGGCGCGCAGGGCAACATCCCTTGATCCTGAGCGCCGACGGCCGGCCCAAGCCCGCCTACGCAGCCATCGTGAATATTCCCTCTCGCGGCACGGCCGAGCCCTGA
- a CDS encoding MFS transporter, which produces MSEILSDCPPSVPVTAIGGRRWSDRALDVTAFFLADVADGLGPFLVIDLTSRRGWSSSEAGLALAMLLVGTVATQTLVGLWIDSTRRKRLAVAAAALVVALASVSLYSAGSRTAVYSLQILTGVTVAVIPPALAAISLGLVGREQLASRLGRNEACFHAGNVASAVMAAAANWCCGSMGIFYGVAVMAIASAISVLQIRERDLDHQLARGADSPDGHCAIVPLRRLLTDSRILWFTVAVVLFHFANAAMLPLVGQKVGHKSPESAATLMAVCIIVAQVTMVPVALLASVKATLSRRRVFLLGFAILPIRGLIYTLTDATPLLIANQILDGVGAGIFGVVSVLMMADLTRGTGRFNFAQGMVATAIGLGAAASNYLTGLIVDAGGYDYGFLFLSGIAVVAAVTFFVRVADTGPDSAPKKVNGV; this is translated from the coding sequence ATGTCGGAGATCTTGTCGGACTGTCCCCCGTCCGTTCCAGTGACGGCGATTGGTGGGAGACGCTGGAGCGATCGGGCTCTCGACGTGACGGCGTTCTTTCTCGCGGACGTTGCGGATGGACTGGGCCCGTTTCTCGTCATCGATCTGACGAGCCGCCGGGGATGGTCTTCATCCGAGGCGGGGCTCGCGCTGGCGATGCTCCTCGTCGGAACAGTCGCGACCCAGACATTGGTCGGCCTCTGGATCGACAGCACGCGGCGAAAGCGGCTGGCCGTCGCCGCGGCGGCGCTCGTTGTCGCCCTGGCGTCCGTCTCGCTCTACTCCGCAGGCTCCCGGACTGCGGTCTACAGCCTTCAGATACTCACCGGTGTGACCGTGGCGGTGATCCCTCCCGCACTGGCGGCGATCAGCCTGGGGCTGGTCGGTCGCGAGCAGCTCGCGTCACGACTCGGACGAAACGAAGCCTGCTTTCACGCGGGGAATGTGGCGTCGGCTGTCATGGCCGCCGCGGCCAACTGGTGCTGCGGATCGATGGGGATCTTCTACGGCGTCGCGGTCATGGCGATCGCCAGTGCGATCAGCGTGCTTCAGATTCGAGAGAGGGACCTCGACCATCAACTCGCCCGCGGGGCCGACAGTCCCGACGGCCACTGCGCAATCGTCCCGCTTCGACGACTTTTGACCGACTCCCGAATCCTCTGGTTCACTGTCGCAGTGGTGCTCTTTCATTTCGCCAACGCGGCCATGCTCCCCCTGGTAGGCCAGAAGGTTGGTCACAAGTCGCCGGAGAGCGCGGCGACTCTGATGGCGGTGTGCATCATCGTCGCTCAGGTGACGATGGTTCCTGTCGCACTGCTGGCGAGTGTGAAGGCGACTCTCTCCCGCCGACGGGTATTCCTTCTGGGATTCGCAATCCTTCCCATCCGGGGCCTGATCTACACGCTGACCGACGCCACACCGCTGCTCATCGCGAATCAAATCTTGGACGGGGTCGGGGCCGGCATTTTCGGCGTCGTCTCGGTGCTCATGATGGCGGACCTGACACGAGGGACCGGCCGGTTCAACTTCGCGCAGGGGATGGTGGCGACTGCCATCGGCCTTGGAGCGGCGGCGAGCAACTATCTGACCGGCCTGATCGTCGATGCCGGAGGATACGACTACGGCTTCTTGTTCCTGTCCGGGATCGCGGTTGTCGCTGCCGTAACGTTCTTTGTTCGGGTCGCCGACACCGGGCCTGACAGTGCCCCCAAGAAAGTGAATGGCGTATGA
- a CDS encoding DMT family protein: MSPLVIPTVVTLLAISNVFMTFAWYGHLKDLADRPWYVAVLVSWLIAFFEYLVQVPANRYGDAHRLSLGQLKILQEVVTLSVFVPFSVYYMNRPVNWNFAWAGLCLCGAVFFVFRS; this comes from the coding sequence ATGTCTCCACTGGTGATTCCAACCGTCGTCACATTGTTGGCGATTTCCAACGTATTCATGACCTTTGCCTGGTATGGCCACCTGAAGGATCTGGCCGATCGCCCGTGGTATGTCGCGGTTCTTGTGAGCTGGCTGATCGCCTTCTTCGAGTATCTCGTGCAGGTTCCCGCGAACCGCTACGGCGATGCCCACCGACTGAGCCTCGGGCAGCTCAAGATCCTGCAGGAGGTGGTCACGTTGTCCGTGTTCGTCCCATTCTCGGTGTACTACATGAATCGGCCGGTCAACTGGAACTTCGCGTGGGCAGGACTTTGCCTGTGCGGCGCCGTGTTCTTCGTCTTCAGGTCGTAG
- a CDS encoding sensor histidine kinase — protein MLTASHVGLLAAVVATFAGAIYWMMSRAVHHQAEADLLAAAEILVRELNEGTAPTSLRIPETYFHRFGPAPRDQAFFALWNSAGVKVVEKGNVPAGIGPLDRRPKREGPHPFETQVSGPRLDIVVATPDGGQLRIGRPLAKESDDLGRLAVRLATGAMVALVIGAIAAVWLADRISTPLRRMAVSAKRVSDRNLKERLPAESTIIEVGQLATVFNAMLLRLEQAFDRQSRFTADASHELRTPVAVILAQAEHALSRERASEDYQGALGTCRDAARRMKRLVDDLLLLSRADGGQLLARRDPLDLAQITRDVVDLLRPLAQERKVRVSTKLAPSRSLGDAGQLGQVVTNLLTNAIRYNHLGGEVLVSVEPRPCEDSSVKVTLTVEDRGPGIPLASQATVFDRFTRGDSARTQHGETGTGLGLSIVREIVEAHGGTVALQSTPGNGTTVTVLLPTSAMT, from the coding sequence GTGCTGACCGCATCGCATGTGGGCCTTCTGGCCGCCGTTGTCGCCACGTTCGCCGGGGCGATCTACTGGATGATGTCCAGGGCAGTGCATCATCAGGCAGAAGCCGACCTTCTGGCAGCGGCCGAGATCCTGGTTCGCGAGCTGAATGAAGGGACCGCACCGACATCTCTCCGAATTCCGGAAACGTACTTCCATCGATTCGGACCGGCTCCGCGGGATCAGGCATTCTTCGCTCTGTGGAACTCGGCAGGAGTGAAGGTCGTTGAGAAGGGAAACGTTCCCGCTGGAATCGGTCCACTCGATCGGCGACCAAAGCGGGAAGGGCCCCATCCCTTCGAGACGCAGGTCAGCGGCCCTCGGCTCGACATCGTTGTCGCAACGCCTGATGGCGGACAACTCCGGATCGGGCGCCCCTTGGCAAAGGAGTCTGACGATCTAGGGCGGCTGGCCGTGCGGCTGGCAACCGGCGCGATGGTCGCACTGGTGATCGGAGCAATCGCTGCCGTCTGGCTCGCCGACCGGATCTCGACTCCATTGCGTCGCATGGCCGTATCGGCAAAGCGGGTTTCCGATCGAAACCTCAAGGAACGTCTTCCCGCTGAGTCGACAATCATCGAAGTCGGTCAGCTTGCGACGGTCTTTAACGCCATGCTTCTGAGGCTGGAGCAGGCCTTTGATCGGCAGTCCCGCTTCACGGCCGACGCCTCTCATGAACTCCGGACTCCGGTCGCGGTGATCCTCGCGCAGGCGGAACACGCACTATCTCGGGAACGGGCATCCGAAGACTACCAGGGCGCCCTCGGAACGTGCCGGGATGCGGCGAGACGCATGAAGAGGTTAGTCGACGACCTGCTGCTGTTGAGTCGAGCCGACGGTGGCCAGCTACTGGCACGACGCGACCCGCTCGACCTGGCTCAGATCACGCGTGACGTCGTGGACCTCCTGAGGCCACTGGCACAGGAGCGAAAGGTCCGAGTCAGCACAAAACTTGCCCCCAGTCGGTCGCTCGGAGATGCGGGACAGCTCGGACAGGTGGTGACGAATCTGCTGACCAACGCCATCCGCTACAACCATCTGGGAGGAGAGGTCCTGGTCTCCGTCGAGCCGCGGCCATGTGAGGACAGCTCCGTCAAGGTTACCCTGACGGTTGAGGATCGCGGCCCGGGTATCCCTCTCGCGAGTCAGGCGACCGTGTTCGACCGCTTCACTCGCGGCGATTCGGCCCGAACGCAGCATGGGGAGACGGGGACCGGTCTGGGCCTCAGCATCGTGAGGGAGATTGTCGAGGCCCATGGAGGAACAGTCGCCCTCCAGTCGACGCCGGGAAACGGGACCACGGTGACGGTCCTCCTTCCAACCTCCGCAATGACTTGA
- a CDS encoding response regulator transcription factor yields the protein MRLLVIEDQPELRRLLIGMLEDDGYAVDVAPDGADGLAKAQSWPYDAIVLDIMLPKIDGWKLLEQLRETHHTPVLILSARDSLSDRVLGLDLGGDDFLSKPFERVELLARLRALIRRAAGRTKSTVTIGDLLLDMRSQTVSRSGEEIPLTAREYGLFQYLALHRGKVVSRSELYDHLFDENDEAASNLLDVYVSYLRKKLGPDTIETRRGQGYVIPE from the coding sequence ATGCGTCTTCTGGTCATCGAGGATCAACCGGAACTCCGGCGGCTGCTGATCGGCATGCTGGAGGACGACGGCTACGCGGTTGACGTCGCGCCAGATGGTGCCGATGGACTCGCGAAGGCCCAGTCCTGGCCTTATGACGCCATCGTTCTGGACATCATGCTTCCCAAAATCGATGGCTGGAAGCTCCTCGAACAACTTCGGGAAACGCACCACACGCCTGTGTTGATTCTTTCGGCACGTGACTCCCTCTCGGATCGGGTCCTCGGTCTCGATCTCGGCGGGGACGACTTTCTGTCCAAGCCATTCGAGCGTGTGGAACTGCTGGCTCGATTGCGAGCCCTGATCCGACGCGCCGCGGGCCGAACGAAATCGACAGTCACGATTGGCGACCTGCTTCTCGACATGCGTTCGCAGACGGTCAGCCGAAGTGGTGAGGAAATTCCGCTGACGGCGAGGGAGTACGGACTGTTCCAGTATCTCGCGCTTCACCGTGGAAAAGTGGTCAGCCGCTCCGAGCTGTATGACCACCTCTTTGACGAGAATGACGAGGCGGCGTCGAATCTTCTCGATGTCTACGTCTCTTATCTCCGCAAGAAGCTCGGACCAGACACCATTGAGACGCGACGGGGCCAGGGTTATGTCATCCCCGAATAA
- a CDS encoding OB-fold nucleic acid binding domain-containing protein, whose product MHLSRLKFWGAASAVALGSVVLPFGLASRVTQAEPPVQEDQSEEHKVIRGTVRQFLKNDHDDIDGVTLEGGVDVRFPPHIGREVTRLAKVGDEVAIQAERVTRPRGETVLEARRIEREGRVIEVDHPPRGPKGKPGPKGKPGQEVPMQAQGAVAELVTNPHGDVDGFRLKDGTEVKFPPHLGAELEAIVKPGELVRIDGRKHITPKGDVHLHADRIEVVATGTAIERHPPKPGGPGGPRREPLQESSRPRDFDDLQRTQDEILRELRDLRKLLEKGAS is encoded by the coding sequence ATGCACCTGAGTCGACTCAAATTCTGGGGCGCGGCATCAGCGGTAGCTTTGGGCAGCGTTGTTTTGCCCTTTGGGCTCGCATCCCGAGTAACACAAGCCGAGCCCCCCGTTCAAGAAGATCAATCTGAGGAGCACAAAGTGATTCGAGGGACCGTTCGACAGTTTCTGAAAAATGACCATGACGACATCGACGGCGTGACACTGGAGGGAGGGGTCGATGTCCGCTTTCCTCCACACATCGGCAGGGAGGTCACCAGGCTCGCGAAAGTGGGTGACGAGGTCGCCATTCAGGCCGAGCGCGTCACGCGGCCGCGGGGCGAGACGGTTCTTGAGGCTCGCAGGATCGAGCGGGAAGGGAGAGTGATTGAGGTCGACCACCCGCCTCGGGGTCCCAAGGGAAAGCCGGGCCCGAAGGGAAAGCCTGGCCAGGAAGTGCCAATGCAGGCGCAGGGAGCCGTCGCTGAACTGGTGACCAATCCACACGGTGATGTCGACGGGTTCCGGCTGAAGGACGGCACGGAAGTGAAGTTTCCTCCGCATCTCGGTGCAGAGCTGGAGGCGATCGTCAAGCCGGGCGAGCTCGTGCGAATCGACGGACGGAAGCACATCACGCCGAAGGGGGACGTGCATCTGCATGCGGATCGAATCGAAGTCGTTGCCACGGGAACGGCCATCGAACGGCATCCGCCGAAGCCGGGAGGCCCAGGTGGGCCACGGAGGGAGCCGCTGCAGGAAAGCTCACGGCCCCGTGATTTCGACGACCTGCAGCGAACTCAAGACGAGATTCTTCGGGAGCTTCGCGACCTGCGAAAGCTGCTGGAGAAAGGTGCTTCCTAG
- a CDS encoding ABC transporter ATP-binding protein encodes MVDGTAEASSKVHAPLRAGATSPLQLIRIVKRFRQGDSAIEAVRQASLTVNRGEFVAIMGASGSGKSTMLHVAAGLTAPDEGQVLVDSTDLSKLSDSQLTGFRRRRIGLVFQAFNLIPSLTAEDNVMLPAVSEGRDRDVNAEVAGILERLGLSQRRKHRPDALSGGEQQRVAIARALIMNPALVMADEPTGSLDSVTGQSICRLLTELREEQERTIVVVTHEPSVARWAQRVVVMKDGRILGEFATRDFQTPQDLAAHYQDVVNADSSGK; translated from the coding sequence ATGGTGGATGGCACAGCTGAAGCTTCGTCGAAAGTGCATGCACCGTTGCGTGCTGGCGCGACGTCACCGTTGCAGCTCATCCGGATCGTAAAGCGTTTCCGGCAAGGCGACTCGGCGATCGAAGCGGTTCGTCAGGCGTCTTTGACGGTCAACCGAGGCGAGTTCGTGGCCATCATGGGGGCGAGCGGTTCCGGAAAAAGCACCATGCTGCACGTTGCCGCTGGGTTGACGGCTCCTGACGAAGGCCAAGTGCTCGTCGATTCGACCGATCTTTCAAAGCTTTCAGATTCTCAGTTAACAGGCTTCCGCCGGAGACGCATTGGACTGGTCTTTCAGGCGTTCAACTTGATCCCGTCGCTGACGGCAGAAGACAACGTGATGCTGCCCGCCGTGTCTGAAGGACGGGACCGCGATGTAAATGCAGAAGTCGCGGGGATCTTAGAGCGTCTCGGACTCTCGCAGCGTCGCAAGCATCGGCCCGATGCTTTGAGCGGTGGGGAACAACAGCGTGTGGCGATCGCCAGGGCATTGATCATGAACCCGGCTCTCGTCATGGCGGACGAGCCCACAGGCAGTCTTGATTCCGTCACCGGCCAGTCGATCTGCAGGCTGCTGACGGAACTGCGCGAGGAGCAAGAGCGAACAATCGTCGTCGTAACTCATGAGCCGTCCGTCGCGCGATGGGCTCAACGGGTGGTGGTCATGAAGGATGGCCGGATACTCGGCGAGTTCGCCACTCGCGATTTCCAGACGCCACAAGACTTGGCGGCGCACTATCAAGATGTCGTGAACGCCGACTCTTCCGGCAAATAG